Part of the Novosphingobium sp. ZN18A2 genome, CGGCGCCAGACAGAGCCGAGTTCCAGCCCGATCACGCCGCCGCCGATCACCACCATCTTTTTCGGCACCTTGGGCAGTTCCAGCGCGCCGGTGGAATCGACCACAACCTTCTGGTCTATCTCGACGCCCGGCAGCGGGGTTACGGAAGACCCGGTGGCGATCACCACGTTCTTCGCGGTGTAGCTTTTCCCCTCGACGGATACGGTATGCGCGTCTTCAAACGTGGCGCGGCCGTTCAGCCAGTCCACCTTGTTCTTCTTGAACAGGAACGCCACGCCCTTGGTCAGCCCCTCGACCGCGTCCTTGCGCTGTTCGTGCATCTTCGCAAGGTTCAGCTTCGGTGTCACGTCGATGCCCATTGCGGCCATCGCGCCGTTCTTCGCCGCGTCGAAATATTCGCTGGCGTGCAGCATCGCCTTGCTGGGGATGCAGCCCACGTTGAGGCACGTGCCGCCCAGCGTTTCGCGACTTTCGACGCAAGCGGTCCTGAGGCCCAGTTGCGCGGCGCGGATCGCGGCCACATAGCCGCCGGGTCCGGCACCGATCACGAGGACGTCATAGTCGTAGGTCTGGTCAGCCATGGCTTCGTGGGTATCCGTTCAGTTCAGTTGATCATCGCCAGCGCATCGAGCTTGCGCTTCGCGCCTTCGCGCAGGAACGAACGCAGGCGATCCACGTCGTCCATCACGAAATCGAGCCCGCCTTCGCCGTCTTCGAGCATGAGCTGGGCGTTATAGACATCGTCGCGGACCATCGCCTTGGGGTCATACCGCTTGCGCAGGTCCGCGTTGCTGACGGCTTCCAGCGCCGTGTGCGCCGCGGCGATCGCATCGGCGGGGATCAGCCAGGCCGGGCCATAACCCTGGTCCTTGCCGATCTTCTGGAACCGCCCGACGATGACCGAAAGCGGATCGTCCGTTGCCCCGGCCGCGCCGGTCAGCAGGTAATGGATCGCCTGCCACTGTTCGTCGAGGTCGAACGGGATCGCCGGGTTATGGATCTCGGCCGGCGCATCCAGCAGGTCTTCATTGAGGTCGAAACCGCTGATGAACGCGCCGATCCCTTCGGGATTCGCCCGCATCTGCTCCACCGTGTCGGCGTCGGCATATCGGGCTGTCCAGATCATGCTCATGAATAAATCTCTTGATTGCCTTTCAGGTCTGTCAGGGCCTTACAGGTCGATCAGTATCCGCGTGGGATCCTCGATCGCTTCCTTGATCGTTTTCAGCGCGGTCACCGCCTCGCGTCCGTCGACCAGACGGTGGTCATAGGACAGCGCGATATACATCATCGGGCGGATCACGATCTCGCCGTTCACCACCACCGGGCGGTCTTCGATGCGGTGCAGGCCCAGCACCGCCGACTGCGGCGGATTGATGATCGGGGTGGACATCAGGCCGCCGAAGATGCCGCCGTTGGAAATGGTGAAGGTGCCGCCCTTCATGTCTTCCATGGTCAGCGCGTTTTCGCGCGCGCGCTTGCCAAGGTCGCCGATCGCCTTTTCGATATCGGCAAAGCCCAACTTGTCGACATTGCGCACCACGGGCACGACCAGCCCGTTCGGCGCGGAGACCGCAACCGACAAGTCGACGTAATCGAAATAGACGATCTCGTCGCCGTCGATCTGCGCGTTGACCGAAGGGATGTCCTTCAGGGCAAGGCAGGCGGCCTTGGCGAAGAAGCTCATGAAGCCGAGCTTCACGTCATGCTTCTTGGCGAAGATGTCCTTGTACTTTTCGCGCGCGGCCATCACCGCGCTCATGTCCACGTCGTTGAACGTGGTGAGCAGCGCGGCATTGTCCTGCGCGCTTTTCAGGCGCTTGGCGATCGTCTGGCGCAGGCGGGTCATCCGCACGCGCTCC contains:
- a CDS encoding DUF1877 family protein encodes the protein MSMIWTARYADADTVEQMRANPEGIGAFISGFDLNEDLLDAPAEIHNPAIPFDLDEQWQAIHYLLTGAAGATDDPLSVIVGRFQKIGKDQGYGPAWLIPADAIAAAHTALEAVSNADLRKRYDPKAMVRDDVYNAQLMLEDGEGGLDFVMDDVDRLRSFLREGAKRKLDALAMIN
- the odhB gene encoding 2-oxoglutarate dehydrogenase complex dihydrolipoyllysine-residue succinyltransferase; protein product: MSSEVKVPALGESVTEATVGQWLKQPGEAVAADEPIASLETDKVAVDVPSPVAGVLGQQMVAEGDTVTVGTLIAVIEEGSGAAAAKPAPAPAKEQAAEKAAAPAETEAAEEGGDGSPVLSPAVRRAVLEHGIDPATIKGTGKDGRITKDDVLAAAQNKSASPAPAPASAPASDTGGERKTERVRMTRLRQTIAKRLKSAQDNAALLTTFNDVDMSAVMAAREKYKDIFAKKHDVKLGFMSFFAKAACLALKDIPSVNAQIDGDEIVYFDYVDLSVAVSAPNGLVVPVVRNVDKLGFADIEKAIGDLGKRARENALTMEDMKGGTFTISNGGIFGGLMSTPIINPPQSAVLGLHRIEDRPVVVNGEIVIRPMMYIALSYDHRLVDGREAVTALKTIKEAIEDPTRILIDL